Proteins encoded together in one Arvicanthis niloticus isolate mArvNil1 chromosome 7, mArvNil1.pat.X, whole genome shotgun sequence window:
- the Sertad2 gene encoding SERTA domain-containing protein 2: protein MLGKGGKRKFDEHEDGLEGKIMSPSDGPSRASYTLQRQTIFNISLMKLYNHRPLTEPSLQKTVLINNMLRRIQEELKQEGSLRPAFNPSSQPSDSLSDSYREAPPAFTHLASPPAHPCDLGSTTPLEACLTPASLLEDDDDTFCTLQAVHPAAPSRLSSPALPAEKDSFSSALDDIEELCPTSTSTAAADAAVTAAAAPEGSKGTSSESSVQKPEGPQEGRTDDSRFMDSLPGNFEITTSTGFLTDLTLDDILFADIDTSMYDFDPCTSASGTASKMAPVSADDLLKTLAPYSNQPVAPSQPFKMDLTELDHIMEVLVGS from the coding sequence ATGTTGGGTAAAGGAGGAAAACGGAAGTTTGATGAGCATGAAGATGGGCTGGAAGGCAAAATCATGTCCCCCTCCGACGGTCCATCCAGGGCGTCTTACACCTTACAGCGCCAGACTATCTTCAACATTTCCCTTATGAAACTGTATAACCACAGGCCGCTGACAGAGCCCAGCTTGCAGAAGACTGTCTTAATTAACAACATGTTGAGGCGGATCCaggaggaactcaagcaggaaggCAGCCTGAGGCCTGCTTTCAACCCCTCTTCCCAGCCCAGCGACTCACTGAGCGACAGCTACCGGGAGGCCCCACCTGCCTTCACCCACCTGGCCTCACCTCCTGCTCACCCCTGCGACCTAGGAAGCACTACACCCTTGGAGGCCTGCCTcacccctgcctccctgctcGAGGACGACGATGACACTTTTTGCACTTTGCAGGCCGTGCACCCTGCAGCTCCCTCCAGACTCTCTTCTCCAGCCCTTCCAGCAGAGAAGGACAGCTTCTCCTCCGCCTTGGACGACATCGAAGAGCTCTGTCCCACATCTACCTCCACAGCGGCTGCCGACGCAgcagtaacagcagcagcagcccctgAGGGCTCAAAAGGAACCTCCAGTGAGTCTAGTGTCCAGAAACCTGAGGGCCCCCAGGAAGGCCGCACAGATGACTCAAGATTCATGGACTCTCTGCCTGGAAATTTTGAAATAACAACGTCCACGGGTTTCCTGACAGACTTGACCCTGGATGACATCTTGTTTGCTGACATTGATACATCCATGTACGATTTTGACCCCTGCACATCTGCATCAGGGACAGCCTCAAAGATGGCGCCTGTGTCAGCTGATGACCTCCTCAAGACCCTGGCTCCCTACAGCAATCAGCCTGTTGCCCCAAGTCAGCCTTTCAAAATGGATCTCACAGAGCTGGACCACATCATGGAGGTACTTGTTGGCTCCTGA